In Halorussus limi, a genomic segment contains:
- a CDS encoding S8 family serine peptidase, which yields MKTTGAAGVSAALPFSGTGSAASTDDAIDDSFDLSTTGLKEALVVFESNEQVDRLRHLDLESGYHRFEVLPIGYTELTTDQIRTVADWAEVRYVQKNVELEYHNDDARSTTDADAVHADLGYTGSGAHSVVIDSGVDGDHPDLKDDLVGNWRYVNPLSSTEDTMWEEVGSLDTDDNGHGTHCSGSITGSGEKSDGQYKGLAPDADLTVYSAGLTLLIVKPVAAYDHLLSRVRAGEIDVQVVSNSYGASGGPDFNPDDAMNVATWHAFNEGILPLFSAGNSGPGTNTLNPYATAPHVLGVAATDDQKKVTDFSSRGRSPSYDGPTNYKRKKALDNLYEYHAADKTETQVDSGSYSGTVDATASAYHEWDAPSKAGYVEATLSWTPSAEDIDFYLHEGSRDGPVVASSASLNNPEELAGQIEGGKTYYFEVRPFASVAADYAVEFTAYEGITRDVTPLGVYRNGVGATGKLVMSTLAPSDPLQSYAATDGDADDVDTEDYYGRISGTSMSCPVTAGAATLLVDAYYQNHEEYPDPIDVLNTVEATAKDYHDSYTVESMGAGFVDAYDAVRRAESGDWASFGEVKLVDD from the coding sequence GTGAAGACGACCGGTGCCGCGGGGGTCTCCGCCGCGCTCCCGTTCAGCGGTACCGGTAGCGCCGCGAGCACCGACGACGCCATCGACGACTCCTTCGACCTCTCGACGACCGGCCTCAAGGAGGCCCTCGTCGTCTTCGAGTCGAACGAGCAGGTGGACCGCCTGCGCCATCTCGACCTCGAAAGCGGCTATCACCGGTTCGAGGTGCTCCCCATCGGCTACACCGAACTGACGACCGACCAGATTCGGACCGTGGCCGACTGGGCCGAAGTCCGCTACGTTCAGAAGAACGTCGAACTGGAGTACCACAACGACGACGCGCGCTCGACCACGGACGCCGACGCGGTCCACGCCGATCTCGGTTACACCGGGTCGGGCGCCCACTCGGTCGTCATCGACTCGGGCGTCGACGGCGACCACCCCGACCTGAAGGACGACCTCGTGGGCAACTGGCGCTACGTCAACCCCCTCTCCAGCACCGAGGACACGATGTGGGAGGAGGTCGGGTCGCTGGACACCGACGACAACGGCCACGGCACCCACTGCTCCGGTTCGATTACCGGGTCCGGCGAGAAGAGCGACGGGCAGTACAAGGGACTGGCACCCGACGCCGACCTCACCGTCTACTCGGCGGGCCTGACCCTGCTCATCGTCAAACCCGTCGCGGCGTACGACCACCTGCTCTCGCGCGTCCGCGCCGGCGAAATCGACGTACAGGTCGTCTCCAACTCCTACGGCGCGTCGGGCGGCCCCGACTTCAATCCCGACGACGCGATGAACGTGGCGACGTGGCACGCGTTCAACGAGGGCATCCTGCCGCTGTTCTCGGCGGGCAACTCCGGGCCGGGCACGAACACGCTCAACCCCTACGCCACAGCGCCCCACGTCCTCGGCGTGGCCGCCACCGACGACCAGAAGAAGGTCACCGACTTCTCCTCGCGCGGCCGGTCGCCGAGTTACGACGGGCCGACCAACTACAAGCGCAAGAAGGCTCTCGACAATCTCTACGAGTACCACGCCGCGGACAAGACCGAGACGCAGGTCGATTCCGGGAGCTACTCCGGTACCGTGGACGCGACGGCGAGCGCGTACCACGAGTGGGACGCCCCGAGCAAGGCCGGTTACGTCGAGGCCACGCTGTCGTGGACGCCCAGCGCCGAAGACATCGACTTCTACCTCCACGAAGGGAGCAGAGACGGACCGGTCGTCGCCAGCAGCGCGTCGCTGAACAACCCCGAGGAACTCGCCGGACAGATAGAGGGCGGGAAGACCTACTACTTCGAGGTCCGGCCCTTCGCCAGCGTGGCCGCCGACTACGCCGTCGAGTTCACCGCCTACGAGGGCATCACCCGCGACGTGACGCCGCTGGGCGTCTACCGCAACGGCGTCGGCGCGACGGGCAAGCTGGTGATGAGCACGCTCGCGCCCAGCGACCCGCTCCAGAGCTACGCCGCGACCGACGGTGACGCCGACGACGTGGACACCGAGGACTACTACGGCCGCATCAGCGGGACCAGCATGTCGTGTCCCGTCACCGCGGGTGCCGCCACCCTCCTCGTGGACGCCTACTACCAGAACCACGAGGAGTACCCCGACCCCATCGACGTGCTGAACACCGTCGAGGCGACGGCGAAGGACTACCACGACAGCTACACCGTCGAGAGCATGGGCGCTGGCTTCGTGGACGCCTACGACGCGGTCCGGCGGGCCGAGTCCGGCGACTGGGCCTCCTTCGGTGAGGTGAAACTCGTAGACGACTAG
- a CDS encoding aconitate hydratase, with translation MGQTLTEKILEDHLVEGDLETGEEIGIEIDQVLTQDTTGTLVWLQFEALGLDEVQTELAAQYCDHQTYQFDFKNTDDHRFLRSAAGTYGAHFSRPGNGICHNVHKENFAAPGKTMLGSDSHTPTPGGLGELAIGSGGLDVTVAMGGGAYYIEMPEVVNVRLEGELPEWATAKDVILEMLRRLSVKGGVGKIFEYTGPGVESLSVPERTTITNMGTELGATSSIFPTDENTKDYLERLGRGDEYVEIGPDEDADYADQITIDLGDLEPLIAKPSMPDNVVPVREVEGTEVDQVMIGSCTNGAYEDILPAAKMLEGRETNKTTEMIVAPGSKQASEMLAKEGWVSEMMAAGVNFSEATCGACIGIGHVPASDSVSLRTFNRNFEGRSGIEDDNVYLCSPEVATAAAIKGEIIDPRDLADELGDLEDPGFEMPEKYTGSKADLIAPDEAPDDELIKGPNIGDVPLKDEMGSDLQGPNLLKMEDNITTDHIIPATSDILKFRSNIPKLSEFTLSRVDDQFADRAKQSDGGFLVAGENYGQGSSREHAALCPMYLGVEGVLAQSFARIHKANLFNFGLIPLTIDEETYEKIDQGDDIEIVDDVAEAVRSGKEEFTVRVNDNWEATAHLDASDRERQILADGGKLSHTKKQAEGGSSGATPADD, from the coding sequence ATGGGACAGACGTTAACGGAAAAAATTCTGGAGGACCACCTCGTCGAGGGCGACCTCGAAACCGGTGAGGAGATCGGCATCGAGATCGATCAGGTCCTGACACAGGACACGACAGGGACGCTCGTCTGGCTTCAGTTCGAGGCGCTGGGACTCGACGAAGTGCAGACGGAACTGGCCGCGCAGTACTGCGACCACCAGACCTACCAGTTCGACTTCAAGAACACCGACGACCACCGCTTCCTCCGGTCGGCCGCGGGCACCTACGGCGCGCACTTCTCCCGACCCGGGAACGGTATCTGTCACAACGTTCACAAGGAGAACTTCGCCGCGCCCGGCAAGACGATGCTGGGTTCGGACTCCCACACGCCGACCCCCGGCGGACTGGGCGAACTCGCCATCGGTTCCGGCGGTCTCGACGTGACGGTCGCCATGGGCGGCGGCGCGTACTACATCGAGATGCCGGAAGTCGTGAACGTGCGACTCGAAGGCGAACTCCCCGAGTGGGCCACCGCGAAGGACGTCATCCTCGAGATGCTCCGACGCCTCAGCGTGAAGGGCGGCGTCGGCAAAATCTTCGAGTACACCGGTCCGGGCGTCGAGAGCCTCTCGGTCCCCGAGCGGACGACCATCACCAACATGGGTACCGAACTCGGCGCGACCTCCTCGATCTTCCCGACCGACGAGAACACGAAGGACTACCTCGAACGCCTCGGCCGCGGCGACGAGTACGTCGAGATCGGTCCCGACGAGGACGCCGACTACGCCGACCAGATCACCATCGACCTCGGCGACCTCGAACCGCTCATCGCCAAGCCGTCGATGCCCGACAACGTCGTGCCCGTCCGCGAAGTCGAGGGCACGGAAGTCGACCAGGTCATGATTGGGTCCTGCACCAACGGCGCCTACGAGGACATCCTCCCGGCCGCCAAGATGCTCGAGGGCCGCGAGACGAACAAGACGACCGAGATGATCGTCGCGCCCGGTTCCAAGCAGGCCTCCGAGATGCTCGCGAAGGAGGGCTGGGTCTCCGAGATGATGGCCGCGGGGGTCAACTTCTCCGAGGCGACCTGCGGTGCCTGTATCGGCATCGGTCACGTCCCGGCCAGCGACTCCGTCTCGCTCCGGACGTTCAACCGCAACTTCGAGGGTCGCTCGGGCATCGAGGACGACAACGTCTACCTCTGTTCGCCCGAAGTCGCCACCGCGGCGGCCATCAAGGGCGAAATCATCGACCCGCGCGACCTCGCCGACGAACTCGGCGACCTCGAGGACCCCGGCTTCGAGATGCCCGAGAAGTACACGGGCAGCAAGGCCGACCTCATCGCGCCCGACGAGGCGCCAGACGACGAACTCATCAAGGGGCCGAACATCGGCGACGTGCCGCTGAAAGACGAGATGGGCTCGGACCTGCAGGGACCGAACCTCCTGAAGATGGAGGACAACATCACGACCGACCACATCATTCCGGCGACCAGCGACATCCTGAAGTTCCGGTCGAACATCCCGAAGCTCTCGGAGTTCACCCTCTCGCGCGTGGACGACCAGTTCGCCGACCGCGCCAAGCAGTCCGACGGCGGCTTCCTCGTGGCCGGTGAGAACTACGGTCAGGGTAGCTCGCGCGAACACGCGGCGCTCTGCCCGATGTACCTCGGCGTCGAGGGCGTCCTCGCCCAGAGCTTCGCCCGCATCCACAAGGCGAACCTCTTCAACTTCGGTCTCATCCCGCTGACCATCGACGAGGAGACCTACGAGAAGATCGACCAGGGCGACGACATCGAAATCGTGGACGACGTGGCCGAAGCGGTCCGCTCCGGGAAGGAAGAGTTCACGGTTCGGGTCAACGACAACTGGGAGGCGACGGCCCACCTCGACGCCTCCGACCGCGAGCGCCAGATTCTCGCCGACGGTGGCAAGCTCTCGCACACGAAGAAGCAGGCCGAAGGCGGTAGCTCCGGCGCGACCCCCGCGGACGACTAA
- a CDS encoding deoxyuridine 5'-triphosphate nucleotidohydrolase produces MFESGRFVAEHVSDAAADQIQPNGVDLTLEAVYEQREPGRIGRDGKEVGERRELETEQVADDAPEAYYLTSGGYVVQYAETVEIPENHVGYIYPRSSLLRNSCMLNTAVWDAGYEGKGEGLLEVHHDIEIERGARIAQLVLAEADHDGTYDGSYQGENVGLDEF; encoded by the coding sequence ATGTTCGAAAGCGGTCGCTTCGTCGCCGAACACGTTTCCGACGCCGCCGCCGACCAGATTCAGCCCAACGGCGTGGACCTCACGCTGGAGGCGGTGTACGAACAGCGCGAACCCGGACGCATCGGTCGAGACGGGAAGGAAGTCGGGGAGCGCCGAGAACTCGAAACCGAGCAGGTGGCCGACGACGCGCCCGAGGCGTACTATCTCACCTCCGGCGGCTACGTCGTCCAGTACGCCGAGACGGTCGAGATTCCCGAGAACCACGTCGGCTACATCTATCCCCGGTCGTCGCTCCTGCGCAACTCTTGCATGCTGAACACCGCGGTCTGGGACGCCGGTTACGAGGGCAAGGGCGAGGGCCTGCTCGAAGTTCACCACGACATCGAAATCGAGCGCGGCGCGCGCATCGCCCAACTCGTCCTCGCGGAGGCCGACCACGACGGCACCTACGACGGGTCGTATCAGGGCGAGAACGTCGGCCTCGACGAGTTCTGA